The window CAAATCCATGTGTCTCAGAAATTAACACAGTCAATAGAACATGTGGTGCAATGATTAGTCCTTCATGAGATCGCCATACTCCATTTACATCTCTTGTGGCCCCCCTTTGCTGCCATACTGATTGTTCAACAGCACTTGCCTGCTCTTGTATGCGAGCAAGGTCTGTAATTCGGGGCTCGGGTTGTATTAACACCATGGGGGCCATTACAGCAACTTGGCACCCTGAGGCTTTTCTGGCCTCTGCGTCGGCAGCATTATTTCCTTGTATTACAAAGTCATTTCCCTTTTTGTGAGCTTGGCACTTAATAATACCCAAGAGTTTAGGTTGCATCATAGCTGAAATTAACTGTACTATCTGCTCAGCATGCTGTATTGGGGAACCATCACTTTTCCTGAACCCTCTTTGTTTCCAAACTGCTCCATAAAGATGACAAACTCCATGAGCATATGCAGagtctgtataaatatttacaacttGCCCCTTTGCTAGCTGGCAAGCTGTGGTCAAGGCTTTCAACTCAGCCAGTTGTGCTGAACATGGCTGTTCACACTGCTGAGAAATTACAGGAAGAAATTCATTTCCTTCTCGTTTGACCACAGCAAAACCAGCATGATTTCCTAAATGGTCTCTGAAGCAGGAGCCATCTACAAAGTAATCAGCCGCCGCATTTAGTATGGGCGTAGACTCTAAATCTGGTCTAAGACGGGTAAACGCCAACGATTCAGACACACAATCATGTGGCGTGCCTTCATTATCCAGAGGTATGTAATTTGCTGGGTTTACAGTAgcacaatattttaatgttacatcAGGATATGTCAAAAGAGCTGAATATGCCAGGGTTCTGGCCTGTGTTAAAACAAATCTACCTTGTTCCAACATTTCAACCACCTTGTGATGTGCATATATTATCACAGGGTATCCCATGGTCAAAGTAGAAGCCTTCTCATAAGCATAATATACAGCTGCAAGTCCTTGATAACAAGGAGGATACCCCTGTGCTACACTGTCCAACTTTGTACTATAAAAGGCAATGGGCTGTTTTCCCCTCCCCTTACAAGTCTCCTGCATCAATACTGCAGAGGCATATCCCTCTTTTCTGTTAGCTACATAGAGGTGAAAGGGTTTTGTATAGTCAGGACTTGTGAGAGCTGGAGCACTTTGCAGTTCTCTTTTAATGGATTCAAATGCTATTGTCGCATCATTATTCCATGTTAGTGTGGTTCTCAGATTTTGCTGCCCTGCCTGTTTCATTAAGGCTCTTAATTGGGCAGTTTTGATTGCATAATCCTCTATCCAATCTGAGCTGAATCCAGTCATGCCCAGGAATGTCATCATATGACCAACAGTCTGTGGAAGCGGCACTTTGCTAATTCCTTCCAATTGACTTTGTGATATTGCTTTGGTTTTATATGCAATTATTCTTCCCAAGTATTCTACCTGGGGAAGACAATACTGCAGCTTTGTCTTGGAGGCTTTATGTCCTCCTTCTGCCAATTTAGTCAGAACCTTAATGGAATCTCTGTGGCATTGCTCAAGTGTAGGGGCACAGATCAACAAGTCATCCACATACTGGAGAAGTGTACTGTCCAGTACTAGATCTTCCAGATCAGCTTTTAACAGCTGATTAAATATGTGAGGGCTATGGCGGAACCCTTGAGGGACCCTTGTATAGGATATTTGCTTCCCCTCATAAGTAAAGGCAAACAAATGCCTGCTGCTCTCTGCCAATGGAATACTGAAAAAGGCAGAGCACAGATCAATCACTGTAAAATACTTAGCATCAGGCGGCACATTTGTAAGCAGGGTGTGAGGATTCGGAACTTCTGCTGGCCAATCTTCTACTATGTCATTAACTGCCCTTAAATCATGCACCAAGCGCCATTTTGCTTTATCCGCTTTGGTAACTGGCAATATAGGGGTGTTACAAGGACTGGATGTCTCAAACAGCACTCCTGCTGTGGTTAGTCCTTCTATAGTACCTCTGATGCCTTTTATTGCCTCAGGTTTTAAGGGATATTGGTACTTGTGTGGCAACTTAGCCCCTGATTTTGTCTTAATGACTATAGGGCTAGCAGATTTTATCAGCCCAACATCTGTGTCATGTTTTGACCACAATTTTTCAGGAACTAATTGCTCCATTTCTTCAATTAGCTCCGTttgtttcatctctttttctAGGATGATTTCCGAACTCATGTTTCTCTGATTACTGACTTCCACCTCTCTAGGAGTTCCCTGCATAATTGTTGCACATGcaattttcatgaaatgtttatctgctgaaataaaaattaaggggttgtctgtgcttttccatTGTATTCCCTTGGCTTTCTTCATCATTGGGcctatttctttgttctcactTCCCTGctctaaatataatgttatatggGGGACTGAATTTGGGATCTGGAaccattctttaataaaatcattccTGTCAACTTGTAATGCCGCTCCTTGTGGTCCTACAATTATGTGCTGTGAAATGAGGGGAACtttcttgtcttttgtttcttgcAACCACTTTTTCTCTATGTCTACTCTTCTCAGTGGGTCATATATCATGGTACAGTGGAATTCTAATTCAGGTAGCTTAGGATCGTTTAGTTGTTctttaacaaacttttcccaTTTTTGCACTGTCTTTCCTACCTCTTCCTCTAAATCTCCTATCCAGTAGGCATTGGCCTGGGGGGCTGTGACTACCATTTGCCTAACTCCCTTGCTGCTTATGTAAATACCTTCAGGGGAACATGATATTTGTAGCTTTAGTTTACATAGGGCGTCCCTCCCTAGCAGATTAACAGGGGTCTGTTCTGATACTAGAATAGGCAGAGTTACTTCTTTGTCCTTTGTCCTCAGACGCACTGGAGCCGTTATTGGAATTAGCTGCGTTTGCCCGGAAAATCCTACTGTCTTTGTAAACTTGCCAGACATGGGGAGGTGTGAGGCATGACTTGAACTTATACAGGTATAAGTTGCTCCAGTGTCTATCATCATTGGTGTGTTCTTGCCTTCAATATTGACCTGCAGCATCGGTTCTGTGTCAGCATCTTCCGTTATCAGTGGGTGCTGACCCCTCCCCGTAGGATCTTCTTGGCAGCCCTAGTATCCGATATCTGGACCACGCCATGGGTTGACTGGTCCCTGTTGCTGTTGTCCTTGTTCTGGTTGATTTTGTTGGTCCTGCCAGCGGGGTCCCTGTTGATTCTGCTCTTGCCATTGGGGTTGCTGTTGCCCTTCCTGCCATGGGGGTCGCTGCTGCCTCTGACCTTGCCATGGAGGTCGTTGTGGTTGGCCTGCTTGCCATTGGGAACTCTGTTGCTGGTTTGTATTCCAAGGGTTGGTAGGACAGTCTCTTCTGTTGTGCCCCTGTTGACCACATCCCCAGCATGAGTTCCTTCCTCTATTCTGTCTTCCTTGCTCTCCCTGCCCAGGTCTTGGGCCAAATCTATTTTGTTGTTCAGGCTTCACATAGATGACGATAGGTGCTGGCTGCTGAGGTCCACTTCCAGGTGTCTGTTGCACAGTGACTGCACCCGGTTGCTGTGTCATAGGAACTGGGACATTTACTGGAGCCATCATTGCTGCATGATCTTTTTCTTCATCTTTGTCTTTTACCATGGCTTGagtctttttctttcttgccAGTTCTTCGAGCTGCAGCTGTACCAGTTTTCTTTGAAGTTCTTTTTCTTGGTTCCTCAGCTTTAGTTCATTACTTCTATACTGTCTGACTGCATGGGTCACATGATCACAGAACTCTTTATGTGACTTGGAGTTCAGACCCACTACATCTTCCAGCTTGGTCTTAACTAGCGGAGGCATTGCATCAACAACAGCATTCCTGAACAATGTCGTCATCAATAAGTCTTCTTCAGGATCTCTTTCAAGTTCTTGCTTCCACTTCCTCAGTTGTTTCTGTATGTATGTGGCAGGGTTCTCTTCTTCTCCCATCTGTTCTCCCTTGAGTGCTCTGGGATCGATGCGATTGGGAAATTCGTCTCGTAACCCCTGCCATATATCCCTTCTATATCTGTCGAATGGGTGTCCATCAAGATCTGGGATGTCAATCGCTCGGATGTGTGCTGCTCTTAAAAGTTCATTCAGCTTGGAACTTCCCACGCATTTGGCAAGGAGTGCTTTGATATCCCCCAATGCCAATAGCTTCCCTGTTGTCTCCTCCTCCAGCATTCTTATCCACTTGCCTGCCCCTTCATCTAGGTTTGGTAGACGTGCAACCAGTCCATCCAGGTCTTGAGATGCCCATGGCACGTATTGTGCTTGAGCCCCTTTTATCAGTATGGGGAACTGCTTCCCTTCTTTGGTGCCGCGTGACTTCGGTATTGTGGCTTCAGGAAGGAGGGTGGTACTTGCAGATCTTCTCAGTCTCCCTTCTGGAGTTCGGGTCCAGGGCAGTGGCCACGGTTCGAGGTCTGCATCCTGGAGATAGAGACTGCCTGTGACCAGCTTTCGCTCCCCTTTTGGCAGACTTCTTGTGGCCGCTCTCGAATGGACTCTTTGGTTGCTCGCTGGCTGGCGTGTCCTTTCTTGGCTACTGGCTTTTACGGCATCGTCTTCTTCCTCATCTTCTTCTTCTGAGGTGTTGCCTGAAACTTGACTTAAAGCATGTGCAAAATCTGTATGTATTTGCATTAGATCTTCTGTCATACTTTCGTAGGTCTCCTCACGTctctttgtcatgtttttcagTGCCTCTGCCAGTTCTCTATAAGGATCGGGACTGCATGCACCTCTGCCTTCCTCATCTTCTGGGTCTCTATAAACTGGGGATTGTTGACTAGCCCTGtcactttttctcttttctgcttCCCTTCTATCAGGTGATTCTGTACCTATTTCTACCTGCCCTTCTATTTTGACATCTCCTGATATTGCTACCATTGGCATTTGGGTTGATGTTTGTATCTTTTCTAACTTTTGGCTGGGAGGTTCATAGGGAGGTGGCTGAGTCATTTTCTCAAAGTTTTCTTCATTCTTCTCATCATCCTTTTTTAACACTTCTCTtatttttctcatatttttcaggaaattaactCCTTCGTTTCTGAACAGGTTGAGTACTTCCTGTTctaattttctcttttcttctcgtTTTTTGCTACTGTCTTTTggtttataatttttaattaatCCCTCCATTTCCTCACACACTGTTACATCAAAGGTACCATTTTCTGGCCATATTGTTCTCAAGTTTTTGGTTCTTGCGGCCCATTTTTTTAGATATTCTTTCTATTGAATTTTTGCATACCGGGTATCTGGACCCCAACAAATCCACAGGGGTGGATGACATACTTAAAACAATGCACAAATCAGtattattcttaaatgtattattataaagtgaaaatacagagattttaaatgtttttcatttgtttatttaagcatTAAGGTGCGAACCAAGACCTAGGGTTCTCTGGGGCTATTTCCATCACCAATTTTTTCAAAGTTACTGCCACAAACTGTTGAGGAACCACTTCTCCAATTTCATTCCAAGAACACAGTATCTTGCTTGTCCAATTTACATATCGAGTTTCTGCATAGACTCTCACCTCGGGGAAACCAATAAGCCGCCCAGTTTGTCCTCGCCCTAAGGAAAACCCCTGCAGCTCTCCTATCTCAAAGTAAGCCCCTGTGAGCCTACCAATAGGGATCCTTTGAACCAATAAAGTTCTCGCAGTCAGACCTGAGGGACAATTAGATCTGTTATGCTGGTAAGCACAGACTTCATTCAGGTAGTGATTcaatacatttactttacaacAATTTTTAACATTCTCTTCCCAATTTATGTAAGGCCACTCCGATTGGGCAATTTCTAGATTTCGAATCTCTGTCAGTTGACTCAGGTACcagtcttttctttcttctaacaGAATTTGTTCTATCCCCTGGGCATCAATGTATGTATCTTCTTCCCAAAAATGATTTCCAATTCCCTTAGTTTCAAAAAGTACTTTTCTTAGGGTCAGTATCTTAGTATGAAAGGCCTCTCTTCTTTCATAATCAAGGCCTGGCCCCTCTTCAGCCATGCAACTGTAATGCAGtgtactgaaataaaaacaacataaagcaAAAATCACCAATGGGGAAAAAGTTTAAGACATGAAATTTAACCATTAATTTAAGATCATTGATCAATATGGGCAATGAGAGTTTCATACCATTCTATAATAATCAATAAGAAGAGTAATTATCAAAAACCTCAATGTAAATCCTCCAATAtgctgcaataaaataaaaataaaacacagtagcTGTTGGGGAAGGGTAGTTTTATAAAACTTGATGCTAGAAATTATAAGACTCAATTTTTCCCAGGGGGAATACTCTTACAGCtcaactaaaaatgtatttggttgAGACTAATAAATCAGATACTTTCAGATCTAGACTCAAAGTATTTCTGCTTTTATAACTTTTGTTACTATCGTATCTTTTATTATTCCATATGCTTAGAAAAAATGCAGTACATGCATCATATTGTGACCATGGGTGATTTTCCTATGTTGGTTCTCACACAGCCTTTCAGCCGTGATCATCCCTAATATATCACCTTCTTTTATCTGGGTGTTTGTCCTATATGAGCTCTCACAAGGCAATGCCCCGATCGTCTCCTATACACCTCGTattcttttttactttggtCACAATATATCAGCATacaatgacattttcttattttttcaaagtATCATATTATCTATAATCAAATTATTACCAAAATACATTCATAACTCTTATTTATATCTTAAACtcattccttttaaaataaaaagctttacttattatagttttatagttATCTATTCTCTCCCTTGCTCCTTTACACAtgctttctcacacacacatagtcaCCGCTCATTCTGGGACTGTGGCCAGCAGCCCCTCCTTCCTACTCTCTCCATTTCTTTAGACACTGACActgacacagacaaacagaacTATTCTACATCCCCACGTGGTTCTCTTCTTTGCAGTAAATTCACAATAAATACATGCCTTCTCCAAGCAGGCAAATACCCTCTCAAAACGGGTAAGACTTATTTACATGGCCCACTCACTAAAGGCCGTTACCTTCTCAAAACAggtaacacttatttacatggcccactcactaaaggccgttaccttctcaaaacaggtaacacttatttacatggcccactcactaaaggccgttaccttctcaaaacaggtaacacttatttacatggcccactcactaaaggccgttaccttctcaaaacaggtaacacttatttacatggcccactcactaaaggccgttaccttctcaaaacaggtaacacttatttacatggcccactcactaaaggccgtttccttctcaaaacaggtaacacttatttacatggcccactcactaaaggccgttaccttctcaaaacaggtaacacttatttacatggcccactcactaaaggccgttaccttctcaaaacaggtaacacttatttacatggcccactcactaaaggccgttaccttctcgaaacaggtaacacttatttacattatgtctAGACATCATTCATTCGCCTTCGTTCATTCTTTACTTTGAGACCTGGGGCCCTCCTGCAATATTAGTGTCAATTAGTTCTTAGACTGGAGAAGCTTTTTATAGACATCAACTCTACCCAGAACTCACCTCCGGCAGACCACACAGATATAAAAATTTACACTTTAAGCAAAAGTATGCTCACCTGATCTGTGCAGTCAGCCGGATAATTCGCCCCCGGGTGTCGTCCGATGCCTTCAGCCTCTGCCcagccccacgttgggcgccaaaaatatgttgtggaaaatgttgatcttcaagctcaaaaaaattgctcagacaaggaaggtccaggtgtcaaagtttcaactttatttgtacaagtcaaacaaagtgagatgttccaagtccccaaaacatctgaaaacttggtgttttccagcctctacttatagtgaaacttttcaaaggtgaaccaatcaggtaattacccgttatcaactttattttttatcatcctaactgtccttgtctgccaccattatcTTTAGGCAACAAGGTTTCATGTCTAATAGTGGAATCTCAACcttgacttaattttttaaaaaataagttgtgccatctggcttttcaaaaatgagctgtgctataatttatttgggtctggccttcacaccatccctggattttgtattactgaaaatgattaaaatagttcATAAAATCAAGaatcatgcataaatgtattgattatatcattcaaacaatcttatcgttccaatactcatctctaagttaatgtgatttctgatctactaacacgtctttgttacaaacattcctatgaatacttctttaTAATCGGGGTAAATAAAAAGCCCCATAGTACACAGAATATGATCAGAATTATACACAATACGCTGCGCCACAGATTTCTCTCTGCGTGCAACCAAGCAAACGGCCCGTGCCATCGGCCGCTCTATGACTGCTTTGGTTACTGCGGAGAGGCATCTGTGGCATCTGTCGCACCATGCCACTCCCGGctcacgtgtcctggagtctacatcccagTGTCGAATCTGACGcctcctctcggattgtgcacacacgtcacacaaccttGGTGGGGccagacacttccagtgcggCGGCGTTGGTATTCTCATTCCCGTAGCgcttgaaacgcagcatcgagtgtagcttttgatagggatcGTCTCGGGTTatttggctgtaaccctgttccctgaaaaagcgggaacgagatccTGCGCCTCAATGCCGCACTGTTGGTGTGCccggacgtcctttcagacaaagttggaacctgatgacgcgtccgcattcacgcttATTTACAACCGGCAGGTGcaggtgtaattagccacgtcacctgccgaggttatttaaagccaaataatttttgccgtgtttgacacacgtgcttcacaaccggtcgaacaaagactgttctcccgtagcatttgaaacgcagcatcttGTTCCCGCTTtctcagggaacagggttacagccaagtaaccagAGATGTTCTAACCCCTAACGTTATGTAACATCGCCCTCTAGTGAACACTGCTTTGAATAGTTCTTGTATACCAGATACACAACATCCACCTTTTCTTGGATACAATCACATTAATAATCGCTCAAACGTTTTGGGACACTtatgtgaaatgtttctcattatcaaaaaaaaacatttgatctgAAAGTGTCTATACATGTCTGAAATCAGTGTAGTAGACGAGTataatttttacaaacatacatgttttttcatgacaaaactaatattttatttaatatatatgtttttgaaatggatgactttgatttaaatatttaggaagaacagccaataagagcacTGAATAGATGTgaactcctttaatattgtttaaaaagcatcacaGGATGAGACCTTCAGAGGCTGCTGATAAAgtgacaagaaaacatttctgaaaattctAGGCAAAAGTACACTGAAGATGATCAAATATGTAATGTTCAGTAACAACATTCTTCTAGTTTcctctgttttatttcatgggtttattattattctaaaatgtgttaaacataTGAACGCATAAATTAGTAAGAGTCGCAAAACTTTTGACCGGTTTAGTTTACATGCTTCTGCAATTTTGTTTAGCTTTCCTCAGATCCTTCAAGATCAATTCTGTTTTCCTCAACAGTCTTGACAGTGACACTGAAGTTATACGGCTGTTGTTGAAGTCAGAAATAAACACGGCTGATGTGAAAGTTTGAGAAGGCAGCTATTGACTTTATCAACACAGAATcaactgaatttaaatgatttatatagaTTTACAATAGGATCAAAAGATAATATACAtacttcattcatttaaaatactttatatattacagtttgttttcattcaagtatggtaaatgtatttatatgctttgtttaatattaattcataaa of the Triplophysa dalaica isolate WHDGS20190420 chromosome 1, ASM1584641v1, whole genome shotgun sequence genome contains:
- the LOC130417685 gene encoding protein NYNRIN-like; the encoded protein is MQGTPREVEVSNQRNMSSEIILEKEMKQTELIEEMEQLVPEKLWSKHDTDVGLIKSASPIVIKTKSGAKLPHKYQYPLKPEAIKGIRGTIEGLTTAGVLFETSSPCNTPILPVTKADKAKWRLVHDLRAVNDIVEDWPAEVPNPHTLLTNVPPDAKYFTVIDLCSAFFSIPLAESSRHLFAFTYEGKQISYTRVPQGFRHSPHIFNQLLKADLEDLVLDSTLLQYVDDLLICAPTLEQCHRDSIKVLTKLAEGGHKASKTKLQYCLPQVEYLGRIIAYKTKAISQSQLEGISKVPLPQTVGHMMTFLGMTGFSSDWIEDYAIKTAQLRALMKQAGQQNLRTTLTWNNDATIAFESIKRELQSAPALTSPDYTKPFHLYVANRKEGYASAVLMQETCKGRGKQPIAFYSTKLDSVAQGYPPCYQGLAAVYYAYEKASTLTMGYPVIIYAHHKVVEMLEQGRFVLTQARTLAYSALLTYPDVTLKYCATVNPANYIPLDNEGTPHDCVSESLAFTRLRPDLESTPILNAAADYFVDGSCFRDHLGNHAGFAVVKREGNEFLPVISQQCEQPCSAQLAELKALTTACQLAKGQVVNIYTDSAYAHGVCHLYGAVWKQRGFRKSDGSPIQHAEQIVQLISAMMQPKLLGIIKCQAHKKGNDFVIQGNNAADAEARKASGCQVAVMAPMVLIQPEPRITDLARIQEQASAVEQSVWQQRGATRDVNGVWRSHEGLIIAPHVLLTVLISETHGFDHCGRNEILRKIKQQGYWSPYLQATVDDFLTGCDICAQNNVRKGTSAPIGHIPVPEGPFKHLVMDYVDMIKSVRGKRYMLVIIDRFSRWVEAVPSSDQGSGTVIKFLTREVIPRFGIPSEISSDNGSSFIQRTVKTVLQQFRIKQRLGCVYHPQSQGMVEKANGTLKAKISKICADTKLNWVDALPLALMNYRMQTNRTTNLTPHEMLTGRPMPVPYLRGPYDGPPLEQLQVELRTYMRQLTAIHEAISSQEQRRGPREDEEAPCAIVPGDKVYLRVFRRKWNEPRREGPYTVTRATPTAVQVEGSTTWYHLNHCTRVPQLRRRDPEQPDEEAEDLSETSDEGQSQDDSQRTPEGIPESAPETLLFKMNGTDQILDLLWGDPISQDGCIPNEIRRGGCYWGPYVKEDILNRNNLQLIIRSHEYFTGNVLNLVEKGLNDSISSLKVIGAPWVAYHDINYDGNQRVFEEGEYPTLVDKGKFSSLRIITEDLRNPEIQLFQHKNYAGGDVVLNQEINLHHIDFGDTATSHKVKSGVWVLYEHTNREGRQLVSFPGQEVPNYVAIGFNDVISHVRPLLSKA